The following are from one region of the Tenacibaculum dicentrarchi genome:
- a CDS encoding nucleotide sugar dehydrogenase, which translates to MSKEICIVGLGYVGLPLAHAFAANKFKVVGFDINNERIEELKRGYDRTFEINENQLSAVKKSIKYTSKVVDISSATIFIVTVPTPIDKSNRPDLTPLINSSQLVGSVLKTGDIVIYESTVYPGVTEEICVPELEKISTLKFNKDFFCGYSPERINPGDKERTVTKILKVTSGSTPEIATEIDELYKSIIVAGTHKASSIKVAEASKVIENTQRDVNIALINELALIFDTMNIDTNEVLEAAATKWNFIKLSPGLVGGHCIGVDPYYLTFKAEELGYKPNLILGARQINNGMGKYIAEHTVKVMISSDKKINKSSVLVLGVTFKEDCPDMRNTKVVDIISELKNYGCNVDVYDPWIDPNGNYNSYKHGIIENPFKGTKKYDSIVVAVAHKQFKELTRADYQRISKDIPVIMDIKGIVKNPSWRL; encoded by the coding sequence ATGAGTAAAGAAATATGTATTGTAGGATTAGGATATGTAGGTTTACCTTTAGCACATGCTTTTGCTGCAAATAAATTTAAAGTTGTAGGTTTTGATATCAATAATGAAAGAATAGAAGAGTTAAAAAGAGGATACGACCGAACCTTCGAAATTAATGAAAATCAACTAAGTGCAGTAAAAAAATCAATAAAATACACTTCTAAAGTAGTTGATATTTCATCGGCAACTATTTTTATAGTAACAGTTCCTACACCTATTGATAAAAGTAATCGTCCCGATTTAACACCTTTAATTAATTCATCACAATTAGTGGGAAGTGTTTTGAAAACAGGAGATATTGTTATTTATGAATCTACAGTTTATCCTGGTGTTACCGAAGAAATATGTGTTCCTGAACTTGAAAAAATATCTACTTTAAAATTTAATAAAGATTTTTTCTGCGGATATAGTCCTGAGCGAATTAATCCAGGTGATAAAGAACGTACTGTTACTAAAATTTTAAAAGTTACTTCGGGGTCAACTCCTGAAATAGCAACTGAAATTGATGAGTTGTATAAGTCAATAATTGTTGCAGGCACACATAAAGCGTCTAGTATTAAGGTTGCCGAAGCGAGTAAAGTTATTGAAAATACACAAAGAGATGTAAACATTGCTTTAATTAATGAATTGGCATTGATTTTTGATACCATGAACATTGATACCAACGAGGTTTTAGAGGCAGCAGCAACAAAATGGAACTTTATAAAATTATCTCCAGGGCTTGTCGGCGGACATTGTATTGGTGTAGATCCGTATTATTTAACCTTTAAAGCTGAAGAATTAGGCTACAAACCAAACTTAATTTTAGGTGCTAGGCAAATTAACAATGGTATGGGGAAATATATTGCTGAACATACAGTTAAAGTAATGATTTCCAGTGATAAAAAAATAAACAAATCATCAGTTTTAGTTTTAGGAGTTACTTTTAAAGAGGATTGCCCTGATATGAGAAATACAAAAGTGGTAGATATTATTTCTGAATTAAAAAATTATGGATGTAATGTAGATGTGTATGATCCGTGGATAGATCCTAATGGAAATTATAATAGCTACAAACACGGTATTATTGAAAACCCTTTTAAAGGAACTAAAAAATATGATTCAATTGTTGTGGCGGTTGCTCATAAACAATTTAAAGAATTAACAAGGGCTGATTATCAAAGAATATCAAAAGATATACCTGTAATAATGGATATAAAAGGAATAGTAAAAAATCCAAGTTGGAGATTATAA
- a CDS encoding SLBB domain-containing protein — MKNNKIVKVIKVVFILFITFFSMVTYAQSTQLNNLEVDSLSDKQVASYRDKIKNQGYTLEQALVIAKTKGMSEIQADKLKTRILNLGTVNSENSKETVKKTTGVQDDIYFGLTGKKGEAQETTKLFGYDFFNNPNISFTPNLNIASPENYIIGSGDVISIDLWGASEANYEKKVNKQGAINIQGVGYIHLVGLPIKAAKSKIKNYLKRIYAGITSSSTSYNKVNIAVSIKEVRNVQVNIVGEVKVPGSYSLSAFSTVLNSLYAAGGPTKNGTLRNIRLFRSGTKIADFDFYNFLLNGEETGNITIQDQDVIIVKPYEKLVTIEGAVKRPGLYEMKASETVSDLLNYCSGFASNAYKQNIVIERINGIQKEIVEIPETKLSIESLKDGDFIKINKVSDNFSNKISIKGAVFQPGNYEYIENLSITALLNKAEGITKDAFLDRGIITRTYDETNKETISFSLKENNDKLFLKQNDEVYIFSKEELKEKEFITINGAVNKGSKFDFTQGMQIEDLIVLAGGLKDGADVKKIDVSRRLKDGSFETISKNFNLSANTSLEGTASNHFILKPFDIISVRYLKGYTKQKTVFIKGETNFEGEYSIGLKNEKISDLIKKAGGLTKFAYVEGAFLTRKNNTKEDKKQSEMLAEFAKKDTIGIVNKGIKSKKTFKIGINLQKILAKGGASSKYNLILEEGDELFIPSERQTVKVEGEVLSPSLVRYDKRKGFKYYIENSGGFSAKAKKNRAYVIHANGDIKTTKHFLFFKSYPKVKPGSIILVPNKPQNVKRVSTQEVIAITSGLATLGILVKTLTDKK; from the coding sequence TTGAAAAATAATAAAATAGTAAAAGTGATAAAAGTTGTTTTTATACTTTTTATTACCTTTTTTAGTATGGTAACATACGCTCAGTCTACACAATTAAATAATTTAGAAGTTGATAGTCTTTCAGATAAACAAGTAGCAAGCTATCGAGATAAAATTAAAAATCAAGGATATACCTTAGAGCAAGCCTTAGTCATTGCAAAAACGAAGGGTATGTCTGAAATACAGGCTGATAAATTAAAAACTAGAATTCTTAATTTAGGTACTGTTAATAGTGAAAATTCAAAAGAAACTGTTAAAAAAACAACAGGTGTTCAAGATGATATATATTTTGGTTTAACAGGAAAAAAAGGCGAAGCGCAAGAAACAACTAAACTTTTTGGGTATGATTTTTTTAATAATCCAAATATATCATTTACACCAAATTTAAATATAGCAAGCCCTGAAAATTATATTATAGGATCTGGCGATGTTATTTCTATAGATTTATGGGGGGCATCAGAGGCTAATTACGAGAAAAAAGTAAACAAGCAAGGAGCTATAAATATTCAAGGAGTTGGTTATATTCATTTAGTAGGTTTGCCAATTAAAGCAGCCAAATCAAAAATCAAAAATTATTTAAAGAGAATTTATGCAGGAATAACATCTTCTTCAACTAGTTACAATAAAGTGAATATAGCTGTTTCTATAAAAGAGGTCAGAAATGTTCAGGTGAATATTGTAGGAGAGGTAAAAGTACCAGGTTCTTATTCATTAAGTGCTTTTTCAACAGTTTTAAACTCATTGTATGCAGCTGGAGGTCCAACGAAAAATGGAACACTTAGAAACATTAGACTTTTTAGGTCGGGAACTAAAATTGCCGATTTTGATTTTTATAATTTTCTATTAAACGGAGAAGAAACAGGCAACATAACGATTCAAGATCAAGATGTTATTATTGTTAAACCTTATGAAAAGTTAGTAACTATTGAAGGAGCTGTTAAAAGACCTGGTTTATATGAAATGAAGGCTAGTGAAACAGTTTCAGATTTATTAAACTATTGTAGTGGATTTGCATCAAATGCCTATAAACAAAATATCGTTATAGAAAGAATAAATGGTATTCAAAAAGAAATAGTAGAAATACCAGAAACAAAATTATCTATAGAAAGTTTAAAAGATGGGGATTTTATAAAAATTAATAAAGTTTCCGATAATTTTTCAAATAAAATTAGCATAAAAGGAGCTGTTTTTCAACCAGGGAATTATGAATATATTGAAAATTTATCGATAACAGCTTTATTAAATAAGGCGGAAGGAATAACAAAAGATGCTTTTTTAGATAGAGGAATCATTACAAGAACTTATGATGAAACAAATAAAGAGACTATTTCTTTTTCGTTAAAAGAAAATAATGATAAGTTATTTTTAAAACAAAATGATGAAGTTTATATCTTTAGTAAAGAAGAGTTAAAAGAAAAAGAATTTATCACTATTAATGGTGCTGTAAATAAAGGTAGTAAGTTTGATTTTACACAAGGAATGCAAATAGAAGATTTAATCGTACTTGCAGGAGGGTTAAAAGATGGTGCTGATGTAAAAAAAATAGATGTTTCAAGAAGGTTAAAAGATGGAAGTTTTGAAACAATAAGTAAAAACTTTAATCTTAGTGCAAATACAAGCCTAGAAGGAACAGCTAGTAATCATTTTATATTGAAGCCTTTTGATATAATATCAGTTCGTTATTTAAAAGGATATACTAAGCAAAAAACGGTATTTATCAAAGGAGAAACAAATTTTGAAGGTGAGTATTCAATCGGTTTAAAAAATGAAAAAATATCGGATTTAATTAAAAAAGCAGGAGGCTTAACTAAATTTGCCTATGTTGAAGGAGCTTTTTTAACTAGAAAAAATAATACAAAAGAAGATAAAAAGCAATCAGAAATGCTTGCTGAATTTGCTAAAAAAGATACAATAGGTATTGTAAATAAGGGTATAAAGAGTAAAAAAACATTTAAAATCGGAATTAACTTACAAAAGATTTTAGCAAAAGGCGGGGCATCATCAAAATATAATTTAATTTTAGAAGAAGGAGATGAGCTTTTTATTCCATCAGAAAGGCAAACGGTAAAGGTAGAAGGTGAGGTTTTATCGCCATCTTTAGTTAGGTATGATAAGAGAAAAGGTTTTAAATATTACATAGAAAATTCAGGAGGTTTTTCTGCAAAAGCAAAGAAAAATAGGGCGTATGTAATTCATGCTAATGGCGATATTAAAACAACAAAACACTTTTTATTTTTTAAATCATATCCAAAAGTAAAGCCAGGCTCTATAATTTTAGTTCCTAATAAACCTCAAAATGTTAAGAGAGTTTCAACTCAAGAAGTTATTGCAATAACTTCAGGTTTAGCTACTTTAGGAATTTTAGTGAAAACATTAACAGATAAAAAATAG